A stretch of the Ascaphus truei isolate aAscTru1 chromosome 4, aAscTru1.hap1, whole genome shotgun sequence genome encodes the following:
- the LOC142492929 gene encoding uncharacterized protein LOC142492929, whose translation MTARLKKNSQLNGNAVTELEPVKHLSVGTFHVSRTSTSECLPRIAGIAMGVQNVRSAASLMVNKTAKNFPSSVRLGRLEKRFASKSVQVSSDEESLSRSKIKALQNDNLSLRALLKEKEATLLNLNKAIQDKGLQFAKDMERETKRHKATRKLLEESQNMVGEKVQLLDESVLHYETMTEELQNQYEETVTSLKKQSLLEISCRDEKISKLKDQISDLFKDKSWEHQQQLEELRNELNRSAEETQLLRIRLKRGDTSKKECEQCRSLALKLEDQMLQLKLKDRTIEELQSAC comes from the exons atgacagcCAGGCTGAAGAAAAATTCACAATTAAATGGaaatgcagtgacagagctggaGCCTGTAAAACACCTCAGCGTGGGCACGTTTCATGTGAGCAGGACAAGTACATCAGAATGTCTCCCCAGAATTGCTGGCATTGCGATGGGAGTTCAAAATGTAAGATCAGCAGCCAGTCTAATGGTCAATAAAACAGCAAAGAACTTTCCCAGCAGTGTCAGACTTGGAAGACTTGAGAAGAGATTTGCCAGCAAATCGGTTCAG GTATCCTCTGATGAAGAAAGTTTGTCTCGGTCAAAAATAAAAGCATTACAAAATGACAACCTCTCACTCAGAGCATTACTCAAGGAGAAAGAAGCCACATTATTAAATCTAAACAAAGCCATTCAGGATAAG GGTTTGCAGTTTGCCAAAGACATGGAAAGAGAAACAAAGCGTCACAAAGCAACAAGAAAGCTGCTGGAAGAAAGCCAGAACATGGTGGGGGAGAAGGTGCAGCTTCTAGACGAGAGCGTTCTGCATTATGAAACGATGACTGAGGAGTTACAGAATCAG TATGAAGAGACGGTGACCTCACTAAAGAAACAGAGCCTGTTAGAAATAAGCTGCAGGGATGAAAAGATTAGCAAACTGAAAGACCAGATATCAGACCTCTTTAAAGATAAATCATG GGAACACCAACAACAGCTGGAAGAGCTCAGAAACGAATTGAATCGATCAGCAGAGGAAACTCAGTTACTCAGAATACGGCTGAAAAGAGGGGACACTTCCAAAAAG GAATGCGAACAATGCAGGTCATTGGCGTTAAAGCTGGAAGATCAGATGCTTCAGCTCAAATTAAAGGACAGGACGATTGAGGAACTCCAATCTGCCTGCTGA